In Musa acuminata AAA Group cultivar baxijiao chromosome BXJ2-10, Cavendish_Baxijiao_AAA, whole genome shotgun sequence, a genomic segment contains:
- the LOC135624208 gene encoding uncharacterized protein LOC135624208 isoform X1: MNLDWPAEDECPCMTGLAWQMPGSFLGDTKYCDGRYGFTTGSHGTALRGRFISEKKESLDAPSLVALPPALSFSDHCETANSGHCTSPVPIHLQRFQATQLKQQQQLMRQRLFAAWARQSEAKGAVHSHNRGRPTGLSSSARRPLQMQQQQPQPGSGMRAVFLSSPSARRESAGTGVFLPRVGGDKSEPPKKPAAYSTVLVPERVVQALNLNLEEMGGKPYSVLDHGKSLSVHSTLTLKRLHQLTKSYSPPKRTSCASTDALISRRDAVLSHQKRNHRLPHPTPPAIREIRLPHDWTY; the protein is encoded by the exons ATGAATCTCGACTGGCCGGCGGAGGACGAATGCCCCTGCATGACCGGGCTAGCTTGGCAGATGCCTGGCTCCTTCCTCGGCGACACTAAA TATTGTGACGGGAGGTATGGATTCACGACCGGTTCCCATGGAACCGCTCTCCGCGGTCGGTTCATCTCGGAGAAGAAGGAAAGCCTCGACGCTCCTTCGTTAGTTGCCCTGCCGCCTGCGCTGTCTTTCTCAGATCATTGCGAGACCGCCAATAGCGGCCACTGCACGTCCCCCGTCCCCATCCACTTGCAGCGGTTTCAGGCAACTCAG ctgaagcagcagcagcagctgatgAGACAACGGTTGTTCGCAGCGTGGGCAAGGCAGAGTGAAGCAAAAGGAGCCGTGCATTCCCACAACCGTGGCCGCCCCACGGGACTGTCTTCTTCCGCACGCCGTCCTCTCCAAATGCagcagcagcaaccgcagccTGGATCTGGGATGAGAGCTGTCTTCCTCAGCAGCCCCAGCGCGAGGAGAGAATCCGCCGGAACCGGCGTCTTCCTGCCACGCGTCGGCGGCGACAAGTCCGAGCCGCCAAAGAAACCAG CAGCTTACTCCACTGTGCTTGTGCCGGAAAGAGTGGTCCAGGCGCTGAATCTAAATCTGGAGGAGATGGGAGGGAAGCCATACTCGGTCCTCGACCATGGCAAGTCGCTCTCTGTTCATTCCACACTCACTCTCAAAAGATTGCACCAGTTGACCAAATCCTATTCTCCTCCTAAACGCACGTCTTGTGCTTCGACAGATGCTCTCATAAGCCGACGAGACGCAGTGCTTTCACATCAGAAAAGGAACCACCGGCTTCCCCACCCAACTCCTCCTGCGATCCGTGAGATCAGACTCCCCCATGACTGGACCTACTGA
- the LOC135624208 gene encoding uncharacterized protein LOC135624208 isoform X2, which produces MNLDWPAEDECPCMTGLAWQMPGSFLGDTKYCDGRYGFTTGSHGTALRGRFISEKKESLDAPSLVALPPALSFSDHCETANSGHCTSPVPIHLQRFQATQLKQQQQLMRQRLFAAWARQSEAKGAVHSHNRGRPTGLSSSARRPLQMQQQQPQPGSGMRAVFLSSPSARRESAGTGVFLPRVGGDKSEPPKKPAYSTVLVPERVVQALNLNLEEMGGKPYSVLDHGKSLSVHSTLTLKRLHQLTKSYSPPKRTSCASTDALISRRDAVLSHQKRNHRLPHPTPPAIREIRLPHDWTY; this is translated from the exons ATGAATCTCGACTGGCCGGCGGAGGACGAATGCCCCTGCATGACCGGGCTAGCTTGGCAGATGCCTGGCTCCTTCCTCGGCGACACTAAA TATTGTGACGGGAGGTATGGATTCACGACCGGTTCCCATGGAACCGCTCTCCGCGGTCGGTTCATCTCGGAGAAGAAGGAAAGCCTCGACGCTCCTTCGTTAGTTGCCCTGCCGCCTGCGCTGTCTTTCTCAGATCATTGCGAGACCGCCAATAGCGGCCACTGCACGTCCCCCGTCCCCATCCACTTGCAGCGGTTTCAGGCAACTCAG ctgaagcagcagcagcagctgatgAGACAACGGTTGTTCGCAGCGTGGGCAAGGCAGAGTGAAGCAAAAGGAGCCGTGCATTCCCACAACCGTGGCCGCCCCACGGGACTGTCTTCTTCCGCACGCCGTCCTCTCCAAATGCagcagcagcaaccgcagccTGGATCTGGGATGAGAGCTGTCTTCCTCAGCAGCCCCAGCGCGAGGAGAGAATCCGCCGGAACCGGCGTCTTCCTGCCACGCGTCGGCGGCGACAAGTCCGAGCCGCCAAAGAAACCAG CTTACTCCACTGTGCTTGTGCCGGAAAGAGTGGTCCAGGCGCTGAATCTAAATCTGGAGGAGATGGGAGGGAAGCCATACTCGGTCCTCGACCATGGCAAGTCGCTCTCTGTTCATTCCACACTCACTCTCAAAAGATTGCACCAGTTGACCAAATCCTATTCTCCTCCTAAACGCACGTCTTGTGCTTCGACAGATGCTCTCATAAGCCGACGAGACGCAGTGCTTTCACATCAGAAAAGGAACCACCGGCTTCCCCACCCAACTCCTCCTGCGATCCGTGAGATCAGACTCCCCCATGACTGGACCTACTGA
- the LOC135624208 gene encoding uncharacterized protein LOC135624208 isoform X4, whose product MNLDWPAEDECPCMTGLAWQMPGSFLGDTKYCDGRYGFTTGSHGTALRGRFISEKKESLDAPSLVALPPALSFSDHCETANSGHCTSPVPIHLQRFQATQLKQQQQLMRQRLFAAWARQSEAKGAVHSHNRGRPTGLSSSARRPLQMQQQQPQPGSGMRAVFLSSPSARRESAGTGVFLPRVGGDKSEPPKKPAYSTVLVPERVVQALNLNLEEMGGKPYSVLDHDALISRRDAVLSHQKRNHRLPHPTPPAIREIRLPHDWTY is encoded by the exons ATGAATCTCGACTGGCCGGCGGAGGACGAATGCCCCTGCATGACCGGGCTAGCTTGGCAGATGCCTGGCTCCTTCCTCGGCGACACTAAA TATTGTGACGGGAGGTATGGATTCACGACCGGTTCCCATGGAACCGCTCTCCGCGGTCGGTTCATCTCGGAGAAGAAGGAAAGCCTCGACGCTCCTTCGTTAGTTGCCCTGCCGCCTGCGCTGTCTTTCTCAGATCATTGCGAGACCGCCAATAGCGGCCACTGCACGTCCCCCGTCCCCATCCACTTGCAGCGGTTTCAGGCAACTCAG ctgaagcagcagcagcagctgatgAGACAACGGTTGTTCGCAGCGTGGGCAAGGCAGAGTGAAGCAAAAGGAGCCGTGCATTCCCACAACCGTGGCCGCCCCACGGGACTGTCTTCTTCCGCACGCCGTCCTCTCCAAATGCagcagcagcaaccgcagccTGGATCTGGGATGAGAGCTGTCTTCCTCAGCAGCCCCAGCGCGAGGAGAGAATCCGCCGGAACCGGCGTCTTCCTGCCACGCGTCGGCGGCGACAAGTCCGAGCCGCCAAAGAAACCAG CTTACTCCACTGTGCTTGTGCCGGAAAGAGTGGTCCAGGCGCTGAATCTAAATCTGGAGGAGATGGGAGGGAAGCCATACTCGGTCCTCGACCATG ATGCTCTCATAAGCCGACGAGACGCAGTGCTTTCACATCAGAAAAGGAACCACCGGCTTCCCCACCCAACTCCTCCTGCGATCCGTGAGATCAGACTCCCCCATGACTGGACCTACTGA
- the LOC135624208 gene encoding uncharacterized protein LOC135624208 isoform X3 — protein MNLDWPAEDECPCMTGLAWQMPGSFLGDTKYCDGRYGFTTGSHGTALRGRFISEKKESLDAPSLVALPPALSFSDHCETANSGHCTSPVPIHLQRFQATQLKQQQQLMRQRLFAAWARQSEAKGAVHSHNRGRPTGLSSSARRPLQMQQQQPQPGSGMRAVFLSSPSARRESAGTGVFLPRVGGDKSEPPKKPAAYSTVLVPERVVQALNLNLEEMGGKPYSVLDHDALISRRDAVLSHQKRNHRLPHPTPPAIREIRLPHDWTY, from the exons ATGAATCTCGACTGGCCGGCGGAGGACGAATGCCCCTGCATGACCGGGCTAGCTTGGCAGATGCCTGGCTCCTTCCTCGGCGACACTAAA TATTGTGACGGGAGGTATGGATTCACGACCGGTTCCCATGGAACCGCTCTCCGCGGTCGGTTCATCTCGGAGAAGAAGGAAAGCCTCGACGCTCCTTCGTTAGTTGCCCTGCCGCCTGCGCTGTCTTTCTCAGATCATTGCGAGACCGCCAATAGCGGCCACTGCACGTCCCCCGTCCCCATCCACTTGCAGCGGTTTCAGGCAACTCAG ctgaagcagcagcagcagctgatgAGACAACGGTTGTTCGCAGCGTGGGCAAGGCAGAGTGAAGCAAAAGGAGCCGTGCATTCCCACAACCGTGGCCGCCCCACGGGACTGTCTTCTTCCGCACGCCGTCCTCTCCAAATGCagcagcagcaaccgcagccTGGATCTGGGATGAGAGCTGTCTTCCTCAGCAGCCCCAGCGCGAGGAGAGAATCCGCCGGAACCGGCGTCTTCCTGCCACGCGTCGGCGGCGACAAGTCCGAGCCGCCAAAGAAACCAG CAGCTTACTCCACTGTGCTTGTGCCGGAAAGAGTGGTCCAGGCGCTGAATCTAAATCTGGAGGAGATGGGAGGGAAGCCATACTCGGTCCTCGACCATG ATGCTCTCATAAGCCGACGAGACGCAGTGCTTTCACATCAGAAAAGGAACCACCGGCTTCCCCACCCAACTCCTCCTGCGATCCGTGAGATCAGACTCCCCCATGACTGGACCTACTGA
- the LOC135624208 gene encoding uncharacterized protein LOC135624208 isoform X5, whose amino-acid sequence MNLDWPAEDECPCMTGLAWQMPGSFLGDTKYCDGRYGFTTGSHGTALRGRFISEKKESLDAPSLVALPPALSFSDHCETANSGHCTSPVPIHLQRFQATQLKQQQQLMRQRLFAAWARQSEAKGAVHSHNRGRPTGLSSSARRPLQMQQQQPQPGSGMRAVFLSSPSARRESAGTGVFLPRVGGDKSEPPKKPDFGRM is encoded by the exons ATGAATCTCGACTGGCCGGCGGAGGACGAATGCCCCTGCATGACCGGGCTAGCTTGGCAGATGCCTGGCTCCTTCCTCGGCGACACTAAA TATTGTGACGGGAGGTATGGATTCACGACCGGTTCCCATGGAACCGCTCTCCGCGGTCGGTTCATCTCGGAGAAGAAGGAAAGCCTCGACGCTCCTTCGTTAGTTGCCCTGCCGCCTGCGCTGTCTTTCTCAGATCATTGCGAGACCGCCAATAGCGGCCACTGCACGTCCCCCGTCCCCATCCACTTGCAGCGGTTTCAGGCAACTCAG ctgaagcagcagcagcagctgatgAGACAACGGTTGTTCGCAGCGTGGGCAAGGCAGAGTGAAGCAAAAGGAGCCGTGCATTCCCACAACCGTGGCCGCCCCACGGGACTGTCTTCTTCCGCACGCCGTCCTCTCCAAATGCagcagcagcaaccgcagccTGGATCTGGGATGAGAGCTGTCTTCCTCAGCAGCCCCAGCGCGAGGAGAGAATCCGCCGGAACCGGCGTCTTCCTGCCACGCGTCGGCGGCGACAAGTCCGAGCCGCCAAAGAAACCAG ATTTTGGACGGATGTAA
- the LOC135624826 gene encoding uncharacterized protein LOC135624826: protein MRKDHWSSTVHFHLLCRFLFAFSVLSSVSLIFWSQSSASCNGEAALNPEKRNESFHLLAFPSTLNQLSFSAKPPRRLLKVALFVKRWPHRNLAGGLERHALTLHLALARRGHEIHVFTTKSNATFPRHNDAALSFHQTPPSPAGYLNQALAWEQFQTENATGRPFDVIHSESVGLLHVRARNISNLAASWHGIAYETIHSDVVQDLLRGPDEPRRPTITERLSKVIEEVKFFPHYAHHVATSDHVGDVLKRIYMIPEERVHIIVNGVDESIYRPDQKMGEEFRRKVGVPDRARLVIGLAGRLVKDKGHPLMFEALKQVFGEEERFQRDVFVLVAGDGPWGNRYKELGRNIIVLGPLEQSELAKFYNSLDVYLNPTLRAQGLDHTFIEAMLSGVAIAGTRFASITGSLIVGSNVGYTFLPTVESLKESLYKIMKDGKQVLSKKGEVARSRALHLFTATKMAAAYERLFQCISKEPAVKDNIDYCRYPLPWDSGKLK from the coding sequence ATGAGGAAAGATCATTGGAGTAGCACAGTCCATTTCCACCTCCTGTGTCGCTTCCTGTTCGCCTTCTCTGTGCTCTCATCAGTATCCTTGATCTTCTGGTCTCAGTCCTCTGCGTCCTGCAACGGCGAAGCCGCTCTCAACCCGGAGAAGCGGAACGAGTCCTTCCATCTCCTAGCCTTTCCCTCTACGCTGAACCAGCTTTCCTTCTCCGCTAAACCTCCTCGGAGGCTCCTCAAGGTCGCTCTCTTCGTGAAGCGATGGCCGCACCGCAATCTCGCCGGCGGACTCGAAAGGCATGCCTTGACCCTGCATCTTGCGCTCGCGCGAAGAGGCCATGAGATACACGTCTTCACCACCAAGTCAAACGCCACCTTCCCCCGCCACAACGACGCCGCCTTGAGCTTCCACCAGACCCCGCCCTCCCCTGCTGGTTACCTCAACCAGGCGCTGGCGTGGGAGCAGTTCCAGACCGAGAACGCCACCGGCAGGCCCTTCGACGTGATTCACTCCGAGAGCGTCGGCCTCCTCCACGTCCGCGCCCGGAACATCAGCAACCTCGCTGCTTCTTGGCACGGGATCGCCTACGAGACTATACATTCCGACGTCGTCCAGGATCTGCTCCGCGGCCCCGACGAACCCCGGCGGCCTACAATAACGGAAAGGCTCTCCAAAGTGATCGAAGAGGTGAAATTCTTCCCCCACTACGCGCACCACGTCGCGACGAGCGATCACGTCGGCGACGTCCTCAAGAGGATTTACATGATCCCGGAAGAACGAGTTCACATCATCGTGAACGGCGTGGACGAGAGCATCTACAGGCCAGACCAAAAGATGGGAGAGGAGTTTAGGAGGAAGGTCGGGGTACCTGACCGCGCGAGATTAGTGATAGGACTAGCAGGAAGGCTGGTGAAGGACAAAGGACACCCTCTCATGTTCGAGGCACTGAAGCAGGTCTTTGGTGAGGAAGAGAGATTCCAGAGGGACGTCTTTGTTCTGGTTGCTGGGGATGGGCCGTGGGGCAACAGGTACAAGGAGCTCGGACGAAACATCATCGTTCTTGGTCCTCTGGAGCAAAGCGAGCTTGCAAAGTTCTACAACTCACTCGACGTTTACTTGAATCCGACCCTCAGAGCACAGGGACTGGATCATACCTTCATCGAAGCAATGCTGTCAGGAGTGGCCATCGCCGGCACACGGTTCGCGAGCATTACAGGCTCTCTGATAGTAGGATCGAACGTCGGTTACACGTTCTTGCCAACAGTCGAGTCACTGAAGGAGTCCCTGTACAAGATTATGAAGGATGGGAAGCAGGTTCTGTCGAAGAAAGGGGAGGTCGCCAGGAGCAGAGCGCTGCATCTGTTTACGGCCACGAAGATGGCCGCTGCTTACGAGAGACTCTTCCAGTGCATCTCCAAGGAACCTGCAGTAAAGGACAACATCGATTACTGCCGATACCCTCTTCCATGGGATTCGGGTAAACTGAAGTAG